A window of Microbacterium luteolum contains these coding sequences:
- a CDS encoding IclR family transcriptional regulator: MTPTPLPTAKSSSMGRGLDVLAALTTCLREGRKATVVEIARSLDRERSQVSRSLAAYEASGLVVRAEDRSFTLAWGWYAAAQDLVSKRIAAHGLAVLEDLSSLLGEATFLSVLQGDATLTTLESLPSGSRMIGSWIGRAYPAYCSDAGRAALWDASAEEVRAIFAATDFSRQGPNTPSSVDDFLDRLDADRRRGFAVVDQEAEPGLYSVAAPVWDFRGEVVGAVQVVGTRDSLHPRTAECGAACAAAAADLSRQLGAPASPTISG, encoded by the coding sequence ATGACCCCGACGCCGCTGCCGACTGCGAAGTCGAGCAGCATGGGTCGCGGTCTGGACGTGCTCGCCGCACTCACGACCTGCCTTCGCGAGGGGCGCAAGGCAACGGTCGTCGAGATCGCACGATCGCTCGATCGCGAGCGTTCCCAGGTGTCGCGCTCGCTCGCGGCCTACGAAGCGTCAGGGCTCGTGGTCAGAGCGGAGGACCGCTCGTTCACGCTCGCCTGGGGGTGGTACGCGGCGGCTCAGGATCTCGTGTCCAAGCGCATCGCCGCACACGGTCTCGCCGTGCTGGAGGATCTCTCCTCTCTTCTCGGCGAAGCGACGTTCCTCAGCGTGCTCCAGGGGGACGCGACCCTCACGACGCTCGAGAGCCTGCCTTCCGGATCGCGCATGATCGGCTCCTGGATCGGCCGCGCGTATCCGGCGTACTGCAGCGACGCCGGACGCGCCGCGCTGTGGGACGCCTCGGCGGAAGAGGTGCGTGCGATCTTCGCCGCGACGGACTTCTCCCGACAGGGGCCGAACACGCCGAGCTCGGTCGACGACTTCCTCGACCGGCTCGACGCGGACAGGCGGCGAGGATTCGCCGTCGTGGATCAGGAAGCCGAGCCGGGCCTCTACTCGGTGGCCGCGCCCGTGTGGGACTTCCGGGGCGAGGTCGTCGGTGCCGTGCAGGTCGTGGGAACCCGCGATTCGCTCCACCCGCGGACCGCCGAGTGCGGAGCCGCGTGTGCGGCCGCGGCAGCGGACCTGTCGCGACAGCTCGGAGCTCCGGCTTCCCCGACGATCTCGGGTTAG
- a CDS encoding IclR family transcriptional regulator, with translation MASSSLAQGLSLLDAAIEQERRARPGLNASRLAEHTDIERSRVSRLTQELRARDFLRRDDDARFSAGPEFFHTAAALNVAWLRASRTALRALASQLGVNALVTVADGPRGVLLRFERSADGSDRSVREGLVTPIWCTGAGRALLWDHSAEQLEALLENVQFIGVGGPTAGRSIEDVRGLLARDRADGLISASEEYDEGIDEFALPIRRGGEVIASLAVRGRHRPKGATRETRALLTHFARELTTAADAL, from the coding sequence GTGGCGTCATCCTCGCTCGCACAGGGACTGAGCCTTCTCGACGCGGCGATCGAACAGGAACGCCGCGCACGACCCGGGCTGAACGCGTCTCGTCTCGCCGAGCACACCGACATCGAGCGCAGCAGGGTGTCCCGGCTCACCCAGGAACTGCGGGCGCGAGACTTCCTCCGCAGAGACGATGACGCCCGCTTCTCGGCCGGACCCGAGTTCTTCCACACGGCTGCCGCGCTCAACGTGGCATGGCTGCGCGCATCTCGGACCGCCCTGCGCGCCCTCGCCTCCCAGCTCGGGGTGAACGCGCTGGTCACGGTCGCCGACGGCCCACGAGGTGTCCTGCTGCGCTTCGAGCGGTCGGCCGACGGATCGGACAGATCGGTCCGCGAAGGACTGGTGACGCCGATCTGGTGCACCGGCGCGGGACGGGCGCTGCTCTGGGACCACAGCGCCGAACAGCTCGAGGCCCTTCTCGAGAACGTCCAGTTCATCGGCGTCGGCGGGCCGACAGCGGGGCGTTCGATCGAGGATGTGCGCGGGCTACTGGCACGCGATCGCGCCGACGGTCTGATCTCGGCATCCGAGGAGTATGACGAGGGCATCGACGAGTTCGCTCTGCCGATCCGGCGCGGAGGCGAGGTGATCGCGTCGCTCGCGGTGCGCGGTCGGCATCGCCCGAAGGGCGCGACGCGCGAGACCCGCGCTCTGCTCACGCACTTCGCTCGAGAGCTGACGACTGCCGCCGACGCCCTCTAA
- a CDS encoding methionine synthase codes for MNTLLPTSIVGSLPKPSWLASPETLWAPWKLEGDALVEGTQDALRLTVEEQRQAGLDIISDGEQSRQHFVTTFIEHLSGVDFDQRETVRIRDRYDASVPTVVGAVSREKPVFVEDAKFLRQQTDQPIKWALPGPMTMIDTLYDRHYKSREKLAWEFATILNQEAKELEAAGVDIIQFDEPAFNVFFDDVQDWGVAVLERAAEGLRAETVVHICYGYGIKANTDWKATLGAEWRQYEKSFPLLQSSSIDTISLESHHSHVPLDLIELIRGKKVMLGAIDVASQTIETPEEVADTLRDALRFVDADKLIPSTNCGLAPLPRDVARGKLRALSAGAALLRDELAAAQL; via the coding sequence ATGAACACGCTTCTTCCCACGTCGATCGTCGGCAGCCTGCCCAAACCGTCCTGGCTGGCTTCGCCCGAGACCCTCTGGGCTCCGTGGAAACTGGAGGGTGATGCCCTGGTCGAGGGCACCCAGGATGCGCTGCGTCTCACCGTCGAGGAGCAGCGTCAGGCGGGCCTCGACATCATCAGCGACGGCGAGCAGTCGCGGCAGCACTTCGTCACCACCTTCATCGAGCATCTCTCCGGAGTCGATTTCGACCAGCGCGAGACCGTCCGGATCCGCGACCGGTACGACGCCAGCGTGCCGACGGTCGTCGGCGCCGTGAGCCGCGAGAAGCCCGTGTTCGTCGAAGACGCGAAGTTCCTCCGCCAGCAGACCGATCAGCCCATCAAATGGGCGCTGCCCGGTCCGATGACGATGATCGACACGCTCTATGACCGCCACTACAAGAGCCGCGAGAAGCTGGCCTGGGAGTTCGCGACGATCCTCAATCAGGAGGCGAAGGAGCTCGAGGCCGCCGGGGTCGACATCATCCAGTTCGATGAACCCGCCTTCAACGTCTTCTTCGACGATGTGCAGGACTGGGGGGTGGCGGTGCTGGAGCGGGCTGCCGAAGGGCTGCGCGCGGAAACCGTGGTGCACATCTGTTACGGCTACGGCATCAAGGCGAACACCGATTGGAAGGCGACCCTCGGGGCGGAGTGGCGCCAGTACGAGAAGTCCTTCCCGCTGCTCCAGAGCTCGAGCATCGACACCATCTCGCTGGAGAGCCACCACTCGCACGTGCCCCTGGATCTCATCGAGCTCATCCGAGGCAAGAAGGTGATGCTCGGGGCCATAGACGTGGCCAGCCAGACGATCGAGACCCCGGAGGAGGTCGCCGACACCCTCCGGGACGCGCTCCGTTTCGTCGACGCCGACAAGCTCATCCCGAGCACGAACTGCGGCTTGGCGCCGTTGCCACGCGACGTCGCGCGCGGGAAGCTGCGAGCGCTCAGCGCCGGTGCCGCCCTGCTTCGCGACGAGCTCGCCGCCGCGCAGCTCTGA
- a CDS encoding amino acid permease, whose product MTPLPGAKPLPNVLPNTTATQVPLRRLQRTMDARHLIMIALGGVIGSGLFLSSGYTISQAGPLGAIVAYLIGAFVVYLVMACLGELAVAYPVSGAFHIYASRSIGPATGFTTAWLYWLCWVVALGSEFTASGILMQRWFPGVPVWAWCLIFASVLFMLNAISARVFGEAEFWFSLVKVVAIVGLIVLGGAAIFGFTPLSAEHPPAVLLSNFDTPGGLFPNGFSGVIVTALAVFYAFSGSELIGVAAGETKDPAKNIPRALRSTVLRLVVLFVGAIAVIAAILPYEKASVTSSPFVDVFQYVGVPFAADIMNFVIITALLSAGNSGLFSCARMLFSLAEEGHAPKAFTRLTRRGVPLIALSVSILIGLVSLLTSVIAAGTVYLVLVSIAGFAVVAVWMSIVASQFFHRRKFLREGGRVQDLAYRTPLYPALPIVAFSLLLISIVAIAFDPNQVAALYFGIPFVGACYLYFWWRHGRKGVRAAG is encoded by the coding sequence ATGACGCCTCTTCCCGGCGCGAAGCCCCTCCCCAACGTCCTGCCGAACACCACGGCCACCCAGGTGCCGCTGCGTCGACTCCAGCGCACCATGGACGCTCGCCACCTGATCATGATCGCGCTCGGCGGGGTGATCGGATCGGGCCTCTTCCTGAGCTCCGGGTACACGATCTCGCAGGCGGGTCCGCTCGGCGCGATCGTCGCGTACCTGATCGGCGCGTTCGTCGTCTACCTCGTCATGGCATGCCTGGGTGAGCTGGCCGTCGCCTACCCCGTCTCGGGGGCCTTCCACATCTATGCGTCGCGGTCGATCGGCCCCGCGACGGGCTTCACCACCGCCTGGCTCTACTGGCTCTGCTGGGTCGTCGCCCTGGGGTCGGAGTTCACGGCATCCGGCATCCTCATGCAGCGCTGGTTCCCCGGGGTGCCGGTGTGGGCCTGGTGCCTGATCTTCGCCTCGGTGCTGTTCATGCTCAACGCGATCTCGGCTCGCGTGTTCGGTGAGGCGGAGTTCTGGTTCTCGCTGGTCAAGGTCGTCGCGATCGTCGGGCTCATCGTGCTCGGCGGCGCGGCGATCTTCGGCTTCACGCCGCTGTCGGCCGAGCATCCGCCCGCCGTCCTGCTCTCCAACTTCGATACTCCCGGCGGCCTGTTCCCGAACGGCTTCAGCGGTGTGATCGTCACGGCTCTCGCCGTCTTCTACGCGTTCAGCGGGTCCGAGCTGATCGGCGTCGCCGCTGGCGAGACGAAGGACCCGGCGAAGAACATCCCGCGGGCTCTGCGCTCGACGGTGCTGCGTCTCGTCGTGCTCTTCGTCGGCGCGATCGCGGTCATCGCGGCGATCCTCCCGTACGAGAAGGCCAGCGTCACCAGCAGCCCGTTCGTGGATGTCTTCCAGTACGTGGGGGTGCCGTTCGCCGCCGACATCATGAACTTCGTGATCATCACCGCTCTCCTCTCGGCGGGCAACAGCGGACTCTTCTCGTGCGCGCGCATGCTGTTCTCTCTCGCCGAGGAAGGTCATGCACCGAAGGCGTTCACGCGCCTCACGCGCCGCGGTGTGCCGCTCATCGCCCTCAGCGTCAGCATCCTGATCGGACTCGTCTCACTGCTCACCAGCGTGATCGCCGCCGGCACCGTCTACCTGGTGCTCGTGTCGATCGCCGGATTCGCCGTGGTGGCCGTGTGGATGTCGATCGTCGCCTCGCAGTTCTTCCATCGCCGGAAGTTCCTCCGCGAAGGCGGTCGCGTGCAGGACCTCGCCTACCGGACGCCGCTCTACCCGGCGCTGCCGATCGTCGCGTTCTCGCTTCTGCTCATCTCGATCGTCGCGATCGCGTTCGACCCGAATCAGGTGGCCGCGCTCTACTTCGGCATCCCCTTCGTCGGAGCGTGCTACCTCTACTTCTGGTGGCGCCACGGACGCAAGGGCGTGCGGGCCGCCGGATAG